In Rhodospirillum rubrum ATCC 11170, a genomic segment contains:
- a CDS encoding RluA family pseudouridine synthase: protein MSVETVAVTQDEDGSRLDRWFKRRYPALTHGRLEKLLRTGQIRVDGKRVKSGERLEAGQQVRVPPLGDEAPSPSSSGHAVPRPAAEGEIRALRRAILHEDAHLIVINKEAGLAVQGGTGTPHHLDGMLESLADGGETPRLVHRLDKDTSGVLVLARTQAAARALTSAFRSREALKVYWAIVVGRPPMLQGTIKGALAKVAGGRGERMEINEEEGKRAVTDFRVVDQAAKACAWVELHPRTGRTHQLRVHCLEMGTPILGDGKYGGPGAFLEGTELPKRMHLHARALALPHPAGGVLEIIAPPPPHFVESLKTLGFALSDAPNPFEGWDVD from the coding sequence ATGAGCGTGGAGACGGTCGCCGTCACCCAAGACGAGGACGGAAGCCGGCTGGATCGCTGGTTCAAGCGGCGCTATCCGGCCCTGACCCATGGCCGGTTGGAAAAGCTGTTGCGTACCGGTCAGATCCGGGTGGACGGCAAGCGGGTGAAAAGCGGCGAACGCCTGGAGGCGGGCCAGCAGGTGCGGGTGCCGCCGCTTGGCGACGAGGCGCCGTCGCCGTCATCGTCGGGCCACGCCGTTCCCCGGCCGGCGGCCGAGGGCGAGATCCGCGCCCTGCGCCGGGCGATCTTGCACGAAGACGCCCATCTGATCGTCATCAACAAGGAAGCCGGGCTGGCGGTCCAGGGCGGCACCGGCACCCCCCATCATCTTGATGGCATGCTCGAATCCCTGGCCGATGGCGGCGAAACGCCGCGCCTTGTCCATCGCCTGGACAAGGATACCAGCGGCGTTCTGGTGCTGGCCCGCACCCAGGCCGCCGCCCGCGCCCTGACCTCGGCCTTTCGCTCGCGCGAGGCGCTGAAGGTGTATTGGGCGATCGTCGTCGGTCGGCCGCCGATGCTTCAGGGCACGATCAAGGGCGCCCTGGCCAAGGTCGCCGGCGGGCGCGGCGAGCGCATGGAGATCAACGAGGAAGAGGGCAAGCGCGCCGTAACCGACTTCCGGGTGGTCGATCAGGCGGCCAAGGCCTGCGCCTGGGTCGAACTGCACCCGCGCACCGGTCGCACCCACCAGCTGCGCGTCCACTGCCTGGAAATGGGCACGCCGATCCTGGGCGATGGCAAATACGGCGGCCCCGGGGCTTTCCTGGAAGGCACCGAACTGCCCAAGCGCATGCATCTGCACGCCCGCGCCCTGGCGCTGCCCCATCCGGCGGGGGGCGTTTTGGAAATCATCGCGCCGCC